A genomic segment from Pedobacter sp. MC2016-14 encodes:
- a CDS encoding glycoside hydrolase family 3 N-terminal domain-containing protein — MKKVTLLLSIILMMIFSSYKQEKPLYKDAKQPIEKRIDDLLARMNLKEKVMQLNQFTLGRNDNANNMADPVADIPGEIGSLIYFGSNADLRNKVQKKAMEQTRLGIPILFGYDVIHGFRTIYPISLGQACSWNAALVEKACGVAAQEARMSGVDWTFSPMIDVARDGRWGRVAEGYGEDTYTNAVFTVASVKGYQGEDLSSERNVAACLKHYIGYGASEAGRDYVYSEISSQTLWDTYMLPYENGVKAGVATLMSSFNDISGTPGSANHYTLTEVLKKRWKHDGFVVSDWGSIEQLRPQGIAGSKKEAAFKAFTAGVEMDMMNRCYDAHLEELVKEGKVSEDLLNDAVRRVLRVKFRLGLFDRPYTPATTEKERFYRPESLKIAEQLAEESIVLLKNENKVLPINNVSKIAVIGPMAKTKWHLLGSWAAQGNSEDIITIYDALQAEYKGKAEVAYALGCDFDGKDRKDLEEAKALAAKSDLIVLCLGEKKNWSGENASRSTIALPQIQEELAMELKKLGKRVVLVLSNGRPLELSRLEPISDAILTMWQPGTPGGKPLAGVLSGRVNPSGKLAMTFPYSTGQIPIYYNYRQSARPHQGKYQDIQSTPLYEFAHGLSYTTFGYGELKVSVSKLKRGDKLTVEIPVTNMGDRDGVETVHWFIQDPVCTISRPVKELKYFEKQLLKKGETKLYKFEVNLERDLSFVNGEGQRFLESGEYNIMVKNKKIKIEIVD, encoded by the coding sequence ATAGAGAAACGAATTGACGATTTGTTGGCACGTATGAATTTGAAGGAGAAAGTAATGCAGCTCAATCAATTTACGTTGGGAAGAAATGATAACGCCAATAACATGGCAGATCCGGTGGCCGATATTCCGGGGGAAATTGGCTCGCTCATCTATTTTGGAAGCAATGCAGATTTGCGTAACAAAGTGCAAAAAAAAGCGATGGAACAAACCCGGTTAGGTATTCCTATCCTTTTTGGCTATGACGTGATTCATGGTTTTCGCACCATTTATCCGATATCTTTAGGCCAGGCCTGCTCCTGGAATGCTGCGTTGGTAGAAAAGGCATGCGGTGTAGCTGCACAAGAAGCCAGAATGTCTGGCGTGGATTGGACTTTTTCGCCAATGATTGATGTAGCGAGAGATGGGCGTTGGGGTCGCGTTGCAGAAGGATATGGCGAGGATACTTATACCAATGCGGTTTTTACCGTGGCCTCTGTTAAGGGCTATCAAGGAGAAGATCTTTCTAGTGAGCGAAACGTAGCAGCTTGCTTGAAACATTATATAGGCTATGGCGCCTCCGAAGCGGGACGGGACTACGTTTACTCAGAAATTTCTTCACAAACCTTGTGGGACACGTATATGTTACCCTACGAAAATGGGGTGAAAGCGGGGGTAGCAACTTTAATGAGCTCTTTTAATGACATTAGTGGAACTCCGGGATCTGCAAATCATTATACCTTAACAGAAGTATTAAAAAAACGCTGGAAACATGATGGTTTTGTGGTTTCGGATTGGGGCTCTATAGAGCAGCTTCGTCCGCAAGGGATAGCAGGCAGTAAAAAAGAAGCCGCTTTTAAGGCGTTCACAGCTGGTGTAGAGATGGATATGATGAACAGGTGTTACGACGCCCATCTTGAAGAACTGGTTAAAGAAGGAAAAGTGTCTGAAGATTTACTGAATGATGCTGTAAGGCGTGTATTAAGAGTAAAATTTAGGTTGGGATTATTTGATCGTCCATATACGCCTGCTACGACAGAAAAGGAGCGGTTTTATCGCCCGGAAAGTTTAAAGATTGCCGAACAATTGGCTGAAGAGTCAATAGTGTTACTTAAAAATGAAAACAAAGTATTACCCATAAATAATGTCTCTAAAATTGCAGTGATTGGCCCAATGGCAAAGACTAAATGGCATTTGCTGGGCTCTTGGGCTGCTCAAGGTAATTCGGAAGATATTATAACCATTTATGATGCTTTGCAGGCGGAGTATAAAGGGAAAGCAGAAGTTGCTTACGCTTTGGGCTGTGACTTTGATGGAAAGGACAGAAAAGATTTAGAGGAAGCAAAAGCTTTAGCCGCAAAATCTGATCTGATTGTACTGTGTTTGGGTGAGAAGAAAAATTGGAGTGGAGAGAATGCTTCACGTTCTACTATTGCATTGCCGCAAATACAGGAAGAGCTGGCTATGGAACTTAAAAAGTTAGGAAAGCGGGTAGTCCTTGTGCTCTCAAATGGTCGCCCTCTGGAACTGAGCCGGCTGGAACCCATTAGTGATGCTATTTTGACGATGTGGCAACCTGGAACTCCGGGAGGCAAGCCACTTGCCGGCGTATTATCCGGCCGTGTTAATCCCTCTGGCAAACTGGCAATGACCTTTCCTTATTCAACTGGTCAAATCCCCATTTATTATAATTACAGACAAAGCGCCCGCCCGCATCAGGGAAAATATCAGGATATTCAAAGCACACCCTTATATGAATTTGCACATGGATTAAGCTACACTACTTTCGGGTACGGAGAATTAAAAGTTTCTGTATCTAAATTAAAACGGGGCGACAAACTAACGGTTGAAATTCCGGTGACCAATATGGGAGACCGGGACGGGGTAGAAACGGTACACTGGTTTATACAAGACCCGGTTTGTACGATATCGCGCCCCGTAAAGGAACTTAAATATTTTGAGAAACAGTTGCTGAAAAAAGGAGAAACAAAGTTGTATAAATTTGAAGTAAACCTTGAACGTGATCTTAGCTTTGTAAATGGTGAAGGACAACGCTTTTTAGAAAGTGGAGAATACAATATTATGGTAAAGAATAAAAAAATTAAAATAGAAATTGTAGATTGA
- a CDS encoding response regulator gives MKKCILVTSFILFFQIAFAIDITRYRFHLMPETSYYGGIQSIAKDSLGRMWYTGPDALFMYDGNSFYQLNDIVFATQPKLKWGYGSLIRNKKGDLFLGTGHGLLKFNYQKFSFDLVASGKIRSLCLNDDGTLCMLTGDSVKCYDPRSRKTIGFALPKNQSFNHIISLKGNIFITQNATLYKIEFSKHRLVPFVDFGTNTVIDGLAYRGMYYFLTQRGGIHVADASGRLKNTIPVVIAGNQSVLTKKLFIDQTGVIWVATQAGLFFYDPVKESSNFLRMNLNDAFSLPNNSIWTIYPDPDQGAWIGTYGGKIAYCSLYDAQVRYFRPNPGGLNHPIVSGFQEDHLGNIWIGTEGGGVNYWNRQSDSFSHFLKSQRNSPNSNMIKRLKFDVESKHLSISAFSGGVGTYDLGSKLFESFNFLSPESREPLTVYDFAQDNEGTWWMSDPDKSFFYRKKPQAEIEIVNVRGSKGEKLNLEVEVLYVNKENQLCLVTHQGFFIVDRNTLKVLKSYLIKDASYSANYLCSFNLASNGDLWFGTLGKGVNVLKSDGTYINYSAENGFPAKMVFGILEDNTSKNMWLSTSDGLYFYDRKLKRFEKARFYQENNCGSFYIRSAYKTAKGEMLFGGTNGFMLFDPAYLNKNPQKPKVFFTGFFVNNKQVTIHSEHSPLTKDIASLSNKEENRIRLSSQESNVEIRFSANSYLSADKNQFAYRMVGLGGKWQIGHANQKSVQFLNLPGGDYTFEIKASNNDGLWGDQISRLYIHVDPPFFLSWWAYCLYVLIVISLLFFIARYYTNKKVFKERLALEALKEQNMRELSQARTDFFTNLSHDLKTPLTLVIQPLKQLKETLSANESAIGYMGLIEKNVSRIQRMISQLLRFREIESQKITLNPQIGDFINFVRDLFGLFELYANKKGIETNISAQKDNLFVAFDYDVIEKILTNLFSNALKYTPNKGYVGVRIYTATEDEKDRLSELDMQETEYVSIEVLNSGDGFSEEQIAKLFTSFNRLSSHRPTFEESSGLGLAIVKELVDVLGGKIWMVNKMDKISFTIILPLKKQASSGDMQSNVYDYTISEIDDIIMQDIAEPESGGTSARKANSILLIDDDLQMRAYLEQRLAEKYNVYTASDGVEGLIKAEKIYPQLIITDLIMPNRNGLEVCSSLRKNFKTSHIPIIMISGNGDDNQNKIRALEYGASVFIDKPFDVDYLLQQMETILKNQQELKEKYSKRISVDPSNVTVTSMDEELLRKAMKVIEENIANANYSVEDFVSDMNVGRTILYQKIHDIVGMSIKEFILNVRLKRSAYLLEKSDLTVAEVAYQTGFNNAKYFSVCFKKQFELSPSEFKKKTSASLDKKN, from the coding sequence ATGAAAAAATGCATCCTTGTTACTAGTTTTATTCTTTTTTTTCAAATTGCTTTTGCCATAGATATTACCAGGTATAGGTTTCATTTAATGCCGGAAACTTCTTACTATGGTGGTATACAGAGTATTGCTAAGGACAGTTTGGGAAGAATGTGGTACACTGGCCCTGATGCACTTTTTATGTACGATGGGAATAGCTTTTATCAATTAAATGATATTGTTTTTGCCACTCAACCAAAATTAAAATGGGGTTATGGCTCATTGATTAGGAATAAAAAGGGGGATTTGTTTCTTGGGACGGGGCATGGTTTATTAAAATTCAATTATCAGAAGTTTTCTTTCGATTTAGTGGCTTCTGGTAAAATCCGCTCATTATGTTTAAATGACGACGGTACCTTGTGTATGTTGACGGGGGATAGTGTGAAATGCTATGATCCACGAAGCCGGAAGACAATTGGTTTTGCGTTGCCAAAAAATCAGTCTTTTAACCACATTATTAGTTTAAAGGGAAATATTTTTATTACTCAAAATGCCACGCTTTACAAAATAGAATTTTCTAAACACCGTTTGGTTCCCTTTGTAGATTTTGGTACAAATACTGTGATTGATGGTTTAGCATACCGCGGTATGTATTATTTCCTTACTCAGCGTGGCGGGATTCATGTTGCTGATGCCAGCGGCAGGTTGAAAAATACAATTCCGGTAGTGATAGCTGGAAATCAATCTGTATTAACGAAGAAATTATTTATAGACCAAACGGGGGTGATATGGGTAGCTACCCAGGCAGGACTTTTCTTTTATGATCCAGTTAAGGAGAGCAGTAATTTTTTGCGAATGAATTTGAATGATGCATTTTCATTGCCTAACAATTCAATCTGGACCATCTATCCAGACCCGGATCAAGGTGCATGGATTGGTACATATGGAGGTAAAATTGCTTATTGTTCTCTTTACGATGCGCAGGTTAGATATTTTAGACCAAATCCGGGCGGGCTTAATCATCCGATAGTGAGCGGTTTTCAGGAAGATCATTTAGGGAACATTTGGATTGGAACAGAAGGTGGGGGGGTGAATTATTGGAACCGGCAAAGCGATTCATTCAGCCATTTTTTAAAGTCGCAGCGCAACTCACCAAATTCAAATATGATTAAGCGTTTGAAGTTTGATGTGGAAAGTAAACATTTGTCTATTTCGGCATTTAGCGGTGGTGTGGGTACATACGACCTAGGCAGCAAGCTATTCGAAAGTTTTAATTTTCTTTCTCCGGAAAGCAGAGAGCCGCTAACGGTGTATGATTTTGCACAAGACAATGAGGGCACGTGGTGGATGAGTGATCCTGATAAATCATTTTTTTACCGTAAGAAACCGCAAGCTGAAATAGAAATAGTGAACGTGAGGGGAAGCAAAGGTGAAAAGTTGAATTTAGAAGTAGAAGTGTTGTATGTAAATAAGGAAAATCAACTGTGCCTGGTTACGCATCAAGGCTTTTTTATTGTAGATAGAAATACATTAAAAGTGTTAAAAAGTTACCTGATTAAAGATGCTTCTTATTCTGCTAATTACCTCTGTAGTTTTAACCTGGCTTCTAATGGCGATTTATGGTTTGGTACTTTAGGCAAAGGCGTAAATGTGCTGAAAAGCGATGGAACCTATATCAATTACAGTGCTGAGAATGGCTTCCCGGCTAAAATGGTGTTCGGTATACTGGAAGACAATACATCGAAAAATATGTGGCTTAGTACAAGCGACGGACTTTACTTCTACGACCGGAAGTTGAAAAGATTTGAAAAGGCGAGATTTTATCAGGAAAACAATTGTGGGTCTTTTTATATCCGTTCTGCATACAAGACTGCAAAAGGAGAAATGCTTTTTGGTGGCACCAACGGTTTTATGCTCTTTGATCCAGCTTATTTAAATAAAAACCCACAGAAACCAAAAGTGTTTTTTACAGGTTTTTTTGTGAATAATAAGCAGGTGACCATACATTCGGAGCACTCTCCTTTAACTAAAGATATAGCCAGTCTTTCAAATAAAGAAGAAAATAGGATACGACTTTCCAGTCAGGAATCTAATGTAGAAATCAGGTTTTCTGCAAATAGTTATCTGTCGGCGGATAAGAACCAATTTGCTTACCGAATGGTAGGACTGGGTGGAAAATGGCAGATAGGGCATGCAAACCAAAAATCTGTGCAGTTTCTTAATCTGCCTGGCGGCGACTACACTTTCGAAATTAAGGCTTCTAATAACGATGGGCTGTGGGGAGATCAGATATCAAGGTTATATATTCATGTAGATCCGCCTTTTTTCCTTTCATGGTGGGCCTATTGTCTTTACGTCCTAATAGTTATTTCGCTGCTGTTTTTCATTGCCAGATACTACACCAATAAAAAAGTTTTTAAGGAAAGATTGGCACTGGAAGCTTTAAAGGAGCAGAATATGCGCGAACTGAGCCAGGCTCGTACAGATTTTTTTACGAATCTTTCTCACGACCTCAAAACTCCTTTAACCTTGGTTATTCAACCTTTAAAACAGTTAAAGGAGACACTTTCTGCAAATGAGAGTGCAATTGGATACATGGGTTTGATAGAAAAGAATGTATCCAGGATACAGCGGATGATCAGCCAGCTGTTACGTTTTCGTGAAATTGAAAGTCAGAAGATTACCCTTAATCCTCAAATTGGCGATTTCATCAACTTTGTGAGAGATCTTTTTGGCCTCTTTGAACTTTACGCCAATAAGAAGGGGATTGAGACCAACATCTCCGCACAGAAGGATAATCTGTTTGTTGCCTTTGATTATGATGTAATAGAAAAAATATTGACTAACCTGTTTTCGAATGCATTAAAATATACACCTAACAAGGGCTATGTCGGCGTACGTATTTATACTGCTACAGAGGATGAAAAAGACAGGTTATCTGAGTTAGATATGCAGGAAACTGAATATGTTTCTATTGAAGTTTTAAATAGTGGTGATGGGTTTTCTGAAGAACAGATTGCTAAACTTTTTACTTCATTTAATCGCCTGTCTTCACACCGGCCTACTTTTGAGGAGAGTTCTGGTTTGGGGCTTGCCATTGTGAAAGAACTGGTTGATGTATTAGGAGGTAAAATATGGATGGTAAACAAGATGGACAAAATCTCATTCACCATTATATTGCCGCTGAAAAAGCAGGCTAGTTCTGGAGATATGCAGTCGAATGTATATGATTATACAATTTCTGAAATCGACGATATTATTATGCAGGATATAGCGGAACCTGAAAGTGGAGGCACCAGTGCAAGGAAGGCGAATAGTATATTGCTGATTGACGATGATCTGCAGATGCGCGCCTATCTGGAACAACGATTGGCTGAAAAGTATAATGTTTATACCGCAAGTGATGGGGTAGAGGGCCTGATTAAAGCGGAGAAGATTTATCCTCAATTGATTATTACAGACTTGATTATGCCAAATCGTAATGGTTTGGAGGTATGCAGTAGTTTAAGAAAGAATTTCAAGACCAGTCATATTCCTATTATCATGATTTCTGGCAATGGAGATGACAACCAAAATAAAATTAGGGCCCTGGAGTATGGTGCCAGTGTATTTATTGATAAACCTTTTGATGTTGATTATCTATTGCAACAAATGGAAACCATTTTAAAGAACCAACAAGAACTGAAAGAAAAATATAGCAAAAGGATATCTGTAGACCCATCTAACGTAACGGTGACTTCTATGGACGAAGAGCTGCTTAGAAAAGCGATGAAAGTTATTGAAGAGAATATTGCCAATGCCAATTATTCTGTAGAAGACTTTGTGTCTGACATGAATGTAGGCAGGACTATTTTGTATCAAAAAATCCATGATATTGTGGGCATGTCTATTAAGGAATTTATCCTGAATGTTCGTCTGAAAAGAAGTGCATACCTGCTGGAAAAATCAGATTTGACTGTCGCGGAAGTGGCTTATCAAACCGGTTTTAACAACGCAAAATATTTCAGTGTATGTTTCAAAAAGCAATTTGAATTGAGTCCCTCTGAATTTAAGAAAAAGACATCTGCCAGTTTAGATAAGAAAAACTAA